Within the Desulforegula conservatrix Mb1Pa genome, the region TTTAAATGACATTCTTTGAGCTATTTTTATTATTATTAAGCTGTATAAATTATAGGTTTGAAAATATTGAAGATGGCAGATCTTTATGATGTAATAATATTATATCTCTTAAAAATGGCTATGCCTACTAACAGTAGATTTTGTAAGGAGGATCTATGGTAAAATTTGATCGCATTACACAACAGCCTGATATTATGGGAGGCAAGGCGTGTGTTCGCAACATGCGTGTTACAGTGGGAATGATAGTTGGACAAATCGGAGCAGGATTATCTATTGAAAATATACTTGCAGACTATCCTTATTTAGAGCGCGAGGATATAATGCAGGCATTGCGTTATGCTGCATGGCGAGCCGAAGAACGTGAAATAGAATTGGTCGAAGCATGAAAATACTGATTGATATGAATCTGTCGCCACGATGGGTTAAATTGCTCAATGAAGCTGGTTTTGATTCGGCACATTGGTCTATGCTTGGGGCAAACAACGCGCCGGACACGGAAATAATGGCTTATGCCAAAATAAATGGTTATGTAGTTCTTACATATGATCT harbors:
- a CDS encoding DUF433 domain-containing protein — its product is MVKFDRITQQPDIMGGKACVRNMRVTVGMIVGQIGAGLSIENILADYPYLEREDIMQALRYAAWRAEEREIELVEA